Proteins encoded together in one Impatiens glandulifera chromosome 1, dImpGla2.1, whole genome shotgun sequence window:
- the LOC124919121 gene encoding increased DNA methylation 1-like, translating into MLLGREIENLHDDGFDGSINEHHIFSQIFLGSNSQKASKRCLVTGVINFESDQGKPRANSAVISHGHSFNPKDYSNENLGAGSFPKGYALTMQNGVGVNGKRMKISGKKSSSNTENSAKGCQTVTCRLVESSSQGVSSSSFLLKRHSGYDSEDDNINSDPVKRGSSSLDTSNRKEINASSSVTVPSKSGSHQCTKNIKKKSSAAKRYLGAVMTSLSKDSTNDPRSVLRHHVQEFLRAVGWEIGRRDRQDKVLGEYLYFSPDGRRPIREFSRVWNLCGEKLLADGGVVAHKSDIRQWNDIDQFRIDLADTLKRVKEEFASAETSAALARCWLLLDPFANLVFIDKKLGNIKSGKLVKEKRSPLFNKYAKKISEGVNNNALPVFGENYLMDDEQCSDGVSLKTCHDISISVSRENNLCLLDSPIFKDTSCKRRISPNQRLFSAVTFGSPLDHSEISLYDVPITETDRFSHGSSLTCERLKSDITEETILQMENNHSRDCLGKSDNHTFLKPFSTNVTKITPNAECSKIYKFNNVTNGVPKNLCVQKRSAKCQSEDDDLLISAIIKNKSFRSIPIHSTPQKPSTKSKSLKKRKGNKGSCRLLLRSIGKNGKYTEEKWYMFSTRTILSWLIGSRIVSLNDVVQYRDPKDGGVLKVGLITHDGIFCYCCSKVLSLSKFKMHAGLRSNYPSLNLFMEYGKPFTLCQLEAWSAEYKARKPVIRTVHDEVMDQNDDSCGMCGDVGELICCDNCPSTFHHPCLNIQELPEGSWYCSRCTCRTCGDLVDMTLESPGELKCSQCEHKYHRTCFKGESVYKEMAYDTWFCGQSCQEVYSGLHTLIGCAKFLSDGFSWTLLRCIHEEQKVHSDQRIIALKAECNSKLAVALTIMEECFLPMVDPLTGIDMIPHLVYSWGSEFARLDYRGFYTATLEMDDIVTAVASIRVHGVRVAEMPLIATCSRYRRQGMCRRLMDCIEKMLKSLKVEKLVISAIPSLLETWVNGFGFQLMEDSERRSLSDVNLMVFPGTLWMKKHIHNTETDYLQAGSCSLSSPEAKGSPQIMVDCQTSLEPSCEKQALRECCGNDKELTTISVVEGELMVVDDEEDGCGDRELPPSSEKIEESCNFQDNAEFCMETNI; encoded by the exons ATGCTACTTGGCAGAGAGATTGAGAATCTGCATGATGATGGTTTCGATGGTTCAATAAATGAGCATCATATTTTCTCACAAATATTTCTTGGAAGTAACTCTCAAAAAGCTAGTAAGAGGTGTCTTGTCACTGGAGTTATTAACTTTGAAAGTGATCAGGGAAAACCAAGGGCAAATTCAGCTGTTATAAGTCATGGTCACTCATTTAATCCGAAGGATTATTCAAATGAAAACTTAGGTGCCGGCTCTTTTCCCAAAGGATATGCGTTGACAATGCAGAATGGGGTAGGTGTAAAtggaaaaagaatgaaaatttcAGGTAAGAAGTCTTCTTCAAATACTGAAAATTCTGCAAAAGGTTGTCAAACTGTGACATGTCGTCTAGTTGAATCATCTAGTCAAGGAGTTAGCTCTAGTTCCTTTTTGCTAAAACGACATTCTGGTTATGACTCTGaagatgataatattaatagtGATCCTGTAAAACGTGGGTCATCAAGCTTAGACACAAGTAACAGGAAAGAGATTAATGCTAGTTCATCTGTTACTGTTCCAAGCAAGTCCGGATCTCATCAATGTACcaaaaatataaagaagaaaagTTCTGCAGCTAAGCGGTACTTGGGAGCAGTTATGACATCCTTATCTAAAGATTCAACAAATGATCCACGATCTGTCCTACGTCACCATGTACAGGAATTCTTAAGAGCAGTAGGATGGGAGATTGGGAGGCGCGATAGACAAGATAAGGTTCTTGGTGAGTATCTTTACTTCTCACCCGATGGTAGAAGGCCCATTCGTGAATTTTCAAGGGTCTGGAACTTGTGTGGTGAAAAATTATTGGCTGATGGAGGGGTTGTAGCTCATAAAAGTGATATCAGACAGTGGAATGATATTGACCAGTTTCGGATTGATTTGGCAGATACCTTGAAGAGAGTGAAGGAAGAATTTGCTTCTGCTGAAACCAGTGCTGCATTAGCTCGCTGTTGGCTTCTTTTAGACCCATTTGCGAATTTGGTTTTCATTGATAAGAAACTCGGCAATATAAAGTCTGGAAAACTAGTTAAAGAGAAGAGAAGTCCGTTATTTAACAAATATGCTAAGAAGATTTCGGAAGGTGTCAATAATAATGCATTGCCAGTCTTTGGAGAAAATTATTTGATGGATGATGAACAATGTAGTGATGGAGTTTCACTGAAAACCTGCCATGATATTTCAATTAGTGTTTCCAGAGAAAACAATTTGTGTTTGCTGGATAGCCCCATATTCAAAGACACTTCGTGTAAAAGGAGAATTAGTCCGAATCAGAGGCTATTCTCAGCTGTTACATTTGGGAGCCCTCTGGATCACTCTGAAATTTCTCTATACGATGTACCCATTACTGAAACTGATAGATTTAGCCACGGAAGTTCACTCACATGTGAAAGACTCAAATCTGACATCACTGAGGAAACCATTCTACAAATGGAAAACAATCATTCTAGGGACTGTTTGGGAAAGTCTGACAACCACACATTTCTTAAACCCTTTTCTACCAATGTTACTAAAATCACACCAAATGCTGAGTGTTCTAAGATTTACAAATTCAATAATGTTACAAATGGAGTTCCTAAGAACCTTTGTGTGCAGAAGAGGTCAGCTAAATGCCAATCTGAGGATGATGATCTCTTGATCTCAGCTATCATAAAAAACAAGAGTTTCAGATCCATCCCTATTCATTCTACACCACAAAAGCCTTCCACTAAATCAAAATCTCTCAAGAAGAGGAAGGGCAACAAGGGAAGTTGTAGGCTGCTTCTGAGAAGTATAGGAAAGAATGGGAAATATACAGAGGAAAAGTGGTACATGTTCAGCACAAGAACAATATTATCATGGTTGATTGGTTCTCGGATTGTTTCACTCAATGATGTTGTACAGTACCGTGACCCAAAAGATGGTGGTGTGCTCAAAGTCGGGTTAATTACTCATGATGGTATCTTTTGTTATTGTTGTAGTAAAGTACTTTCTCTCTCCAAGTTCAAGATGCATGCAGGTTTGAGATCAAATTACCCGTCCTTAAATCTTTTCATGGAGTATGGAAAACCATTCACCTTATGCCAACTTGAGGCTTGGTCAGCTGAATACAAGGCAAGGAAACCTGTCATTCGAACTGTTCACGATGAAGTAATGGATCAGAATGATGACAGTTGTGGCATGTGTGGAGATGTCGGTGAATTAATATGCTGTGATAACTGCCCATCTACTTTTCATCATCCTTGTTTGAACATACAG GAGCTCCCTGAAGGCAGCTGGTACTGCTCGCGCTGCACATGTAGGACTTGTGGTGATCTTGTAGACATGACTCTAGAATCACCTGGTGAATTGAAATGTTCACAGTGTGAGCACAAAT ACCACAGGACATGCTTTAAGGGGGAGTCTGTTTATAAAGAAATGGCTTATGACACCTGGTTCTGTGGGCAAAGCTGCCAGGAG GTTTACTCAGGTCTTCATACCCTTATTGGATGTGCTAAATTCCTCTCTGATGGCTTCTCTTGGACTCTGCTAAGGTGCATCCACGAAGAACAAAAAGTTCATTCCGATCAACGCATTATTGCTTTAAAGGCAGAATGTAACTCAAAGTTGGCTGTTGCTTTAACAATCATGGAAGAATGCTTTCTTCCCATGGTAGACCCCCTGACTGGAATAGACATGATACCCCATTTAGTATACAGCTGGGG ATCAGAATTTGCTCGGCTAGACTACCGTGGATTTTACACAGCAACCCTTGAGATGGATGACATTGTGACTGCCGTGGCATCAATCAG GGTCCATGGAGTTAGAGTTGCAGAAATGCCTCTTATTGCAACATGCAGCAGATACCGTCGACAAGGAATGTGCCGGCGTCTCATGGATTGCATTGAAAAG ATGCTAAAATCCTTAAAAGTTGAGAAACTGGTGATATCTGCCATTCCCAGTTTACTTGAGACATGGGTGAATGGTTTTGGCTTCCAACTTATGGAAGACAGTGAAAGGAGAAGTTTGAGTGACGTGAATCTGATGGTTTTTCCTGGAACCTTATGGATGAAGAAACACATCCACAATACTGAAACAGACTACCTACAAGCAG GATCATGCAGTCTATCGTCTCCAGAAGCGAAAGGTTCTCCTCAGATAATGGTCGATTGCCAAACAAGCTTGGAACCGTCATGTGAAAAACAAGCTTTAAGGGAATGTTGTGGTAATGATAAGGAACTAACGACAATTAGTGTTGTAGAAGGAGAGCTGAtggttgttgatgatgaagaagatggttGTGGTGATAGAGAACTACCTCCTTCTAGTGAAAAGATTGAGGAATCTTGTAATTTTCAAGATAATGCTGAATTTTGTAtggaaacaaatatttaa